Proteins from a genomic interval of Acinonyx jubatus isolate Ajub_Pintada_27869175 chromosome B4, VMU_Ajub_asm_v1.0, whole genome shotgun sequence:
- the SLC25A3 gene encoding phosphate carrier protein, mitochondrial isoform X2: protein MFSSVAHLARANPFNAPHLQLVHDGIAGPRSSPAGPPGPPRRSRNLAAAAVEEYSCEYGSMKFYALCGFGGVLSCGLTHTAVVPLDLVKCRMQVDPQKYKGIFNGFSVTLKEDGVRGLAKGWAPTFIGYSMQGLCKFGFYEVFKVLYSNMLGEENAYLWRTSLYLAASASAEFFADIALAPMEAAKVRIQTQPGYANTLRDAAPKMYKEEGLKAFYKGVAPLWMRQIPYTMMKFACFERTVEALYKFVVPKPRSECSKPEQLVVTFVAGYIAGVFCAIVSHPADSVVSVLNKEKGSSASQVLQRLGFKGVWKGLFARIIMIGTLTALQWFIYDSVKVYFRLPRPPPPEMPESLKKKLGLTQ from the exons ATGTTCTCGTCTGTGGCGCATCTGGCGCGGGCAAACCCCTTCAACGCGCCCCACCTGCAGCTGGTACACGATGGCATCGCGGGCCCCCGCAGCAGCCCCGCGGGGCCTCCGGGTCCGCCCCGCCGCTCCCGCAATCTGGCAGCAGCCGCTGTGGAAG AGTACAGTTGCGAATATGGCTCCATGAAGTTTTATGCACTGTGTGGCTTTGGTGGGGTCTTAAGTTGTGGTCTGACACACACTGCTGTCGTTCCTCTGGATTTAGTGAAATGCCGTATGCAG gTGGACCCCCAAAAGTACAAGGGCATATTTAATGGATTCTCAGTTACACTGAAAGAGGATGGTGTTCGTGGTTTGGCTAAAGGATGGGCTCCGACTTTCATTGGCTACTCTATGCAGGGGCTCTGCAAGTTTGGCTTTTATGAAGTTTTCAAAGTCTTGTATAGCAACATGCTTGGAGAG GAGAATGCCTATCTCTGGCGTACATCACTGTATTTGGCTGCCTCTGCCAGTGCTGAATTCTTTGCTGACATTGCCCTGGCTCCTATGGAAGCTGCTAAGGTTCGAATTCAGACCCAACCAGGTTATGCCAACACTTTGAGGGATGCAGCTCCCAAGATGTATAAAGAAGAAGGTTTAAAAGC ATTCTACAAGGGAGTTGCTCCTCTCTGGATGAGACAGATACCATACACCATGATGAAATTTGCGTGCTTTGAACGTACTGTTGAAGCATTGTACAAGTTTGTGGTTCCCAAGCCCCGAAGTGAATGTTCAAAGCCAGAGCAACTGGTTGTAACATTTGTGGCAGGTTACATAG CTGGAGTCTTCTGTGCAATTGTTTCTCACCCTGCTGATTCTGTGGTATCTGTGttgaataaagagaaaggtaGCAGTGCTTCTCAAGTCCTCCAGAGACTTGGATTTAAAG GTGTATGGAAGGGACTCTTTGCCCGTATCATCATGATTGGCACTCTGACTGCGCTACAGTGGTTCATCTATGACTCTGTGAAGGTCTACTTCAGGCTCCCTCGCCCTCCTCCACCTGAGATGCCAGAGTCTCTGAAGAAGAAGCTTGGGTTAACTCAGTAG
- the SLC25A3 gene encoding phosphate carrier protein, mitochondrial isoform X1, translating to MFSSVAHLARANPFNAPHLQLVHDGIAGPRSSPAGPPGPPRRSRNLAAAAVEEQYSCDYGSGRFFILCGLGGIISCGTTHTALVPLDLVKCRMQVDPQKYKGIFNGFSVTLKEDGVRGLAKGWAPTFIGYSMQGLCKFGFYEVFKVLYSNMLGEENAYLWRTSLYLAASASAEFFADIALAPMEAAKVRIQTQPGYANTLRDAAPKMYKEEGLKAFYKGVAPLWMRQIPYTMMKFACFERTVEALYKFVVPKPRSECSKPEQLVVTFVAGYIAGVFCAIVSHPADSVVSVLNKEKGSSASQVLQRLGFKGVWKGLFARIIMIGTLTALQWFIYDSVKVYFRLPRPPPPEMPESLKKKLGLTQ from the exons ATGTTCTCGTCTGTGGCGCATCTGGCGCGGGCAAACCCCTTCAACGCGCCCCACCTGCAGCTGGTACACGATGGCATCGCGGGCCCCCGCAGCAGCCCCGCGGGGCCTCCGGGTCCGCCCCGCCGCTCCCGCAATCTGGCAGCAGCCGCTGTGGAAG AGCAGTATAGCTGTGACTATGGATCTGGCAGATTCTTTATCCTTTGTGGACTTGGAGGAATTATTAGCTGTGGCACAACACATACAGCATTGGTTCCTCTAGATCTGGTTAAATGCAGAATGCAG gTGGACCCCCAAAAGTACAAGGGCATATTTAATGGATTCTCAGTTACACTGAAAGAGGATGGTGTTCGTGGTTTGGCTAAAGGATGGGCTCCGACTTTCATTGGCTACTCTATGCAGGGGCTCTGCAAGTTTGGCTTTTATGAAGTTTTCAAAGTCTTGTATAGCAACATGCTTGGAGAG GAGAATGCCTATCTCTGGCGTACATCACTGTATTTGGCTGCCTCTGCCAGTGCTGAATTCTTTGCTGACATTGCCCTGGCTCCTATGGAAGCTGCTAAGGTTCGAATTCAGACCCAACCAGGTTATGCCAACACTTTGAGGGATGCAGCTCCCAAGATGTATAAAGAAGAAGGTTTAAAAGC ATTCTACAAGGGAGTTGCTCCTCTCTGGATGAGACAGATACCATACACCATGATGAAATTTGCGTGCTTTGAACGTACTGTTGAAGCATTGTACAAGTTTGTGGTTCCCAAGCCCCGAAGTGAATGTTCAAAGCCAGAGCAACTGGTTGTAACATTTGTGGCAGGTTACATAG CTGGAGTCTTCTGTGCAATTGTTTCTCACCCTGCTGATTCTGTGGTATCTGTGttgaataaagagaaaggtaGCAGTGCTTCTCAAGTCCTCCAGAGACTTGGATTTAAAG GTGTATGGAAGGGACTCTTTGCCCGTATCATCATGATTGGCACTCTGACTGCGCTACAGTGGTTCATCTATGACTCTGTGAAGGTCTACTTCAGGCTCCCTCGCCCTCCTCCACCTGAGATGCCAGAGTCTCTGAAGAAGAAGCTTGGGTTAACTCAGTAG